A genomic segment from Neodiprion lecontei isolate iyNeoLeco1 chromosome 1, iyNeoLeco1.1, whole genome shotgun sequence encodes:
- the LOC107225753 gene encoding caspase-1-like isoform X1 has translation MSKRKLQSGDDMHVDETSPSTPISGKTKRSRRISDVIDSVRITEYMQAPGHSTPQQKMPAHLDLVSPDQGYEGTPSNDPGIIPSWMHKRTDHIDATPPGPSDENEKEQTIVGTPSGITALMPVSLESEQYNMSHANRGTCLIFNHEVFETGFSKREGSSIDAKRIEATFTKLGFDVVIRDNLEHSDVLDEINKLSSADHTNNDCVCVFLLTHGLNNNLVMAKDVAYRADKIWKPFTADVCPTLAGKPKLFFYQACRGDKLDGGVMLMSRTSNTQTDSAVASYKIPTHSDFLIAHSSVDGFFSWRNPEEGTWYIQCLCSVLDQFAETTDLMRMLTITARKVATEFQSYDDMNLQKNEQKQVPSTTSMLTRDLYFKPK, from the exons ATGTCGAAACGCAAATTGCAG AGTGGAGATGACATGCACGTCGACGAAACATCGCCGTCGACGCCAATTagtggaaaaacaaaacgttCGCGAAGAATCAGCGACGTTATCGACAGCGTTCGTATCACCGAATATATGCAGGCACCCGGGCATTCGACACCGCAACAAAAAATGCCAGCCCATCTTGATTTG GTATCTCCGGATCAAGGATACGAGGGCACACCGTCTAACGATCCCGGCATAATTCCAAGTTGGATGCACAAAAGAACGGATCACATTGACGCAACACCCCCTGGCCCTagcgatgaaaatgaaaaagagcAGACTATCGTTGG AACCCCGAGTGGAATAACAGCTCTTATGCCAGTTAGCCTAGAGTCCGAACAGTATAATATGAGTCATGCCAACAGGGGAACATGCTTAATATTCAACCATGAAGTATTTGAAACAGGATTCTCCAAGCGGGAAGGATCCAGCATTGATGCCAAGCGGATCGAAGCCACTTTCACTAAATTAGGCTTCGACGTTGTTATTCGTGACAATCTTGAGCACAGTGACGTACTCGATGAGATAAATAAAT TAAGTTCCGCAGACCATACCAACAACGATTGCGTATGCGTATTTTTACTGACGCATGGGTTGAACAATAATTTGGTTATGGCCAAAGACGTTGCCTACAGGGCTGACAAAATTTGGAAACCCTTTACCGCCGATGTTTGTCCAACGTTGGCAGGAAaaccgaaattatttttttatcag GCTTGTAGAGGGGACAAATTGGACGGCGGTGTTATGCTAATGTCGCGGACCAGTAATACCCAGACGGATTCCGCAGTTGCCTCGTATAAAATTCCTACCCATTCCGATTTTCTGATTGCTCACAGTTCCGTAGACG GTTTCTTTTCGTGGCGTAATCCTGAGGAGGGGACGTGGTACATTCAGTGTTTGTGCTCCGTCCTGGATCAGTTTGCAGAGACGACTGATCTGATGAGGATGCTGACGATAACCGCGCGAAAAGTAGCAACCGAATTCCAATCTTACGACGATATGAATCTGCAGAAAAACGAGCAGAAACAAGTTCCGTCGACAACGTCGATGTTGACAAGAGACTTATATTTTAAACCAAAATAA
- the LOC107225754 gene encoding high affinity choline transporter 1 codes for MGIYVAGVAGVAVFYAAVLGVGVWAATVKKNKMQRGQDDMLLANRGLGLFLGVLTLIATWVGGGFINGTAEAMFTRGLAWCQVPIGYSLSLLFGALLFVKPMRNAEYVTMLDPFQQRYGARVGGLLFLPALCGDLFWCGAVLSALGSSLSVVAGIDSNVSICASALLAAVYTVCGGLYSVACTDALQLACITLGLAVAAPFAVMHSAVSLEKNLPTKDWLGEIREEDMGEWIDGMLLLVFGGIPWQGYFQRILSIKSTTVARTLSIVSMIGCLTLAVPSGLLGLVAKATDWTLVEGFNRTITQEDGNVVLPLVLRYLTPQWVSFIGLGAVSAAVMSSADSSILASSSMFARNIYRLTIRPKATEKELAWVLRIAVLVVSGLSAAVAMTVGSVYYLSYLCSDLVYVVLFPQLLAVVHWPNCVDTYGCLFGYLVAVVLRVSGGEKGLGIPPLIEYPFYDSATQTQKFPFRTAAMICAMISQIFVSFFTKNLLGRGYFPRCCDVLGVYSPGKPSKQSGVVQSSSGAALIDAVITEPPNGSEHAENRHEMQKYDANRSVRDEDAQHYETVNDMYEKPEEPKSDFVIQNANKNLQNLQSIMQSPEANQTSVTSSSQNNYFGDQILTVRNLTANSASVSRAPVTHGSNSVKDQNKNTKSKPVASSMSVNNVVYAKPSNIDRGKKNDKIADKSMMELNLNNDSSVGKKNIKGVKLIGMEGGTLRRPSLQGTFSPTPSVELVHILDRRQSNTSYGPSSLSPVPGVEACRTHGTAVDGQVGNEHCRIKRGIVRHHSFNETGDRALTTLARQPNYPSMPLRPEDCRLTLIKRDNKAGAIVRHSSVVDEKDSGEGLVVSPTYKMYASTGKTGNYFVTDDEAVSRF; via the exons ATGGGAATCTACGTGGCAGGGGTCGCTGGGGTGGCCGTATTCTACGCCGCTGTTCTCGGCGTTGGTGTCTGGGCAGCGACGGTGAAGAAGAACAAGATGCAGAGAGGGCAGGACGACATGCTGCTGGCGAACAGAGGCCTCGGTCTCTTCCTCGGAGTGCTGACTCTCATCG caACGTGGGTCGGTGGTGGTTTCATCAATGGAACTGCGGAGGCGATGTTCACCAGAGGATTGGCTTGGTGTCAAGTACCAATTGGTTACAGTCTGAGCCTACTATTCG GCGCCCTGCTATTTGTGAAGCCGATGAGGAACGCCGAGTACGTAACAATGCTCGACCCGTTTCAACAACGATACGGTGCTCGAGTGGGAGGACTTCTCTTCCTGCCGGCTCTTTGCGGAGATCTTTTTTGGTGCGGAGCGGTACTCAGTGCCCTGGGCAGCTCCCTTTCCGTCGTTGCTGGAATCGACTCCAACGTCAGCATCTGTGCCTCTGCTCTGCTAGCCGCAGT GTACACGGTTTGCGGTGGTCTGTATTCCGTCGCTTGCACGGACGCCTTGCAGCTCGCTTGCATAACTCTTGGTCTGGCGGTTGCCGCCCCGTTTGCCGTAATGCACTCGGCAGTCTCATTGGAGAAGAATCTACCGACGAAAGACTGGCTTGGCGAAATTAGAGAAGAAGATATGGGCGAATGGATCGACGGCATGTTGCTCCTCGTCTTCGGTGGAATTCCATGGCAG GGTTACTTTCAACGCATCCTGAGCATCAAGAGCACAACGGTAGCGAGAACCTTGTCGATCGTCTCGATGATCGGGTGCCTCACGCTTGCGGTACCATCTGGGCTCTTGGGTCTAGTGGCCAAAGCGACGGATTGGACATTGGTGGAAGGTTTCAATCGTACCATAACGCAGGAGGATGGAAACGTGGTTTTACCGTTGGTTCTGCGTTACTTGACACCTCAGTGGGTCTCCTTCATAG GCCTGGGCGCTGTTTCGGCCGCCGTCATGTCTTCCGCTGACTCGAGTATATTGGCTAGCAGCTCAATGTTCGCAAGAAACATATATCGATTAACGATCAGGCCCAAG GCGACAGAAAAAGAGCTTGCTTGGGTTCTCCGTATCGCTGTTTTGGTCGTGTCAGGTTTATCAGCTGCCGTCGCTATGACGGTCGGCAGCGTTTATTACCTTTC CTATCTCTGCTCGGATCTCGTTTACGTCGTTTTGTTCCCGCAACTCCTCGCCGTCGTACATTGGCCCAACTGTGTCGACACGTACGGATGTCTCTTTGGATACCTCGTGGCTGTCGTACTACGAGTTTCCG GGGGAGAGAAGGGATTGGGTATACCACCGCTCATCGAGTATCCATTTTACGACTCCGCAACACAGACTCAAAAGTTTCCGTTCCGGACTGCAGCGATGATTTGCGCAATGATATCGCAGATTTTCGTCagttttttcaccaaaaatttaCTTGGCAGAGGGTACTTTCCAAGGTGCTGTGACGTCTTGGGTGTTTATTCACCGGGAAAACCATCCAAACAGAGCGGCGTTGTTCAGAGCAGTTCTGGTGCCGCGCTAATTGACGCCGTCATTACC GAACCACCGAATGGGTCAGAGCATGCAGAAAATCGTCATGAGATGCAGAAATACGACGCAAATCGATCGGTCCGTGATGAAGACGCGCAGCACTACGAGACCGTGAATGATATGTACGAGAAGCCGGAGGAACCGAAATCagattttgttattcaaaacgcgaacaaaaatttgcaaaatctgCAAAGCATCATGCAGTCTCCGGAGGCCAATCAAACTTCCGTCACTTCTTCTAGTCAGAATAATTACTTTGGTGATCAAATACTAACGGTTAGAAATTTAACAGCAAATTCAGCGAGTGTTAGTCGAGCTCCAGTCACGCATGGCAGTAACTCGGTAAAGGATCAGAACAAGAACACCAAGAGTAAACCCGTGGCATCCAGCATGTCAGTGAACAACGTGGTTTACGCGAAACCTTCGAACATCGACAGAGGCAAAAAGAATGACAAAATTGCCGACAAGTCAATGATGGAACTCAACCTTAACAACGACTCCAGTGTGGGGAAGAAAAACATCAAAGGTGTAAAGCTGATTGGTATGGAGGGAGGTACTCTGAGGAGACCGTCGTTGCAG GGAACATTTTCTCCCACTCCTTCCGTGGAATTGGTTCATATATTGGACAGAAGACAGAGCAACACTTCTTACGGTCCGAGCTCACTGTCTCCAGTCCCAGGGGTTGAGGCTTGCAGGACTCACGGGACAGCGGTTGATGGTCAGGTCGGGAACGAGCATTGTAGAATCAAGAGAGGCATCGTCAGGCACCACAG CTTCAACGAGACCGGAGACAGAGCCTTGACCACGCTTGCAAGACAGCCGAATTATCCCTCGATGCCGTTGAGACCGGAGGACTGTCGCCTGACGCTGATCAAGAGGGATAACAAAGCTGGTGCAATCGTTCGCCATTCGTCTGTAGTCGATGAAAAAGATTCGGGCGAGGGTCTGGTTGTCAGTCCAACTTACAAGATGTACGCTTCGACGGGAAAGACTGGAAATTATTTCGTTACCGACGATGAAGCTGTAAGCAGGTTCTAG
- the LOC107225753 gene encoding caspase-1-like isoform X2, with the protein MSKRKLQVSPDQGYEGTPSNDPGIIPSWMHKRTDHIDATPPGPSDENEKEQTIVGTPSGITALMPVSLESEQYNMSHANRGTCLIFNHEVFETGFSKREGSSIDAKRIEATFTKLGFDVVIRDNLEHSDVLDEINKLSSADHTNNDCVCVFLLTHGLNNNLVMAKDVAYRADKIWKPFTADVCPTLAGKPKLFFYQACRGDKLDGGVMLMSRTSNTQTDSAVASYKIPTHSDFLIAHSSVDGFFSWRNPEEGTWYIQCLCSVLDQFAETTDLMRMLTITARKVATEFQSYDDMNLQKNEQKQVPSTTSMLTRDLYFKPK; encoded by the exons ATGTCGAAACGCAAATTGCAG GTATCTCCGGATCAAGGATACGAGGGCACACCGTCTAACGATCCCGGCATAATTCCAAGTTGGATGCACAAAAGAACGGATCACATTGACGCAACACCCCCTGGCCCTagcgatgaaaatgaaaaagagcAGACTATCGTTGG AACCCCGAGTGGAATAACAGCTCTTATGCCAGTTAGCCTAGAGTCCGAACAGTATAATATGAGTCATGCCAACAGGGGAACATGCTTAATATTCAACCATGAAGTATTTGAAACAGGATTCTCCAAGCGGGAAGGATCCAGCATTGATGCCAAGCGGATCGAAGCCACTTTCACTAAATTAGGCTTCGACGTTGTTATTCGTGACAATCTTGAGCACAGTGACGTACTCGATGAGATAAATAAAT TAAGTTCCGCAGACCATACCAACAACGATTGCGTATGCGTATTTTTACTGACGCATGGGTTGAACAATAATTTGGTTATGGCCAAAGACGTTGCCTACAGGGCTGACAAAATTTGGAAACCCTTTACCGCCGATGTTTGTCCAACGTTGGCAGGAAaaccgaaattatttttttatcag GCTTGTAGAGGGGACAAATTGGACGGCGGTGTTATGCTAATGTCGCGGACCAGTAATACCCAGACGGATTCCGCAGTTGCCTCGTATAAAATTCCTACCCATTCCGATTTTCTGATTGCTCACAGTTCCGTAGACG GTTTCTTTTCGTGGCGTAATCCTGAGGAGGGGACGTGGTACATTCAGTGTTTGTGCTCCGTCCTGGATCAGTTTGCAGAGACGACTGATCTGATGAGGATGCTGACGATAACCGCGCGAAAAGTAGCAACCGAATTCCAATCTTACGACGATATGAATCTGCAGAAAAACGAGCAGAAACAAGTTCCGTCGACAACGTCGATGTTGACAAGAGACTTATATTTTAAACCAAAATAA